A window of Oryctolagus cuniculus chromosome 2, mOryCun1.1, whole genome shotgun sequence genomic DNA:
gctgtgtgactttggagaATTTGCTTAATTTTTCTAAGACTTCCTCAGTTACTCATCTATGAaacttcttcaaaaagttcatgagaaaatggaattaaaagttactttgggtgccagtgctgtggcgtagcaggtaaagccactacctgcagtgccaacatctcatatgggtgccagttcaagtcctggctgctccacttctgacccagctctctgctatggtctgggaaagcagtggaagacagctcaagtccttgggcccctgcacctgcatggaagacccagaagttctgagcttctggcttcgaattgaTCCAGCTCTacccgttgcagccacttggggagtaaacaaattattttggagCTCAAAAGTTTgaagtaatacacattttctatgaatttcctGAAATATCCACATATATAATGCTGGTAATAATGGTAAATAAtatgttgtaaggattaaatggaCTCTTGTATGTTATCTTTGCTGTTTCATGTAAAAAATCCTATTAAGACATATGGTTTCATTCATTATActacataaatacatatttttaatattatttgaaaggcagaatgatagaaacagagaccttcatctgctggttcactctacaaatggcatgtgggtggcaaaggctcaagaactagggccatcatctgttgccttcccaggtgcaatagcaggaaagtGGACTGGTGGTCTGATAGGGGATGcttggtgtcacaagtggcaggttaacccactgtaccacaacgctggcccctagaaaTACACTTTCATTTCTGTCTACTCCCACTTTCTAGCTTACTTACCTTTGAGTTGCCCAGTGATATCCTAtatattcaaattaaataaaatttcttattttcttataacTAGAAGAGGTAAAAGCTAATTTAACTGTTTGGCTTACTATTCTCATATTGCTGGCATAAGACTTTCTtctttaattcaaatttttttaaagtttcaagttATCAATTCATTTTACTAAGATATTTGTGAGGGCAGGCAGTGTGgcacacaggttaagctgccgccttcaTCAGCATCGTGTATCAGCCAGAGTGCccgtttaagtcccggctgctctgcttctccagcttcctgttaatgcacctgggaaggtggtggataatggcttaagtacctcagtccctgccaaccatatgggagacctgaatagagttcctggctgctggcttctgtctgatccagcctcagctgttgcagcatttggggagtgaaccagcagatctccctccctgtctgtatctctctctgtcactctgactttgaaataagtctgtttaaaaaaataaaaataaaatagtgctgAGAACTGTCCTCAACATTTAAACTtgatgcttctttttaaaaaaaaaaaaaaaaaaagatttatttattacttgaaagtattagagagagagattttccacccactggttcacttccccagatggccgcaatggccagagctaggccaagccaaagccaggagccaggagtttcttcaaggtctcccacatgggtaacaggcgcccaagcacttgggccatcttccactgcttttcctgggccttaagcagggaattgaatcagaaatagagcagccagaacacaaaccagcatctacagaggatcccagcatcacaggtgatggcctcacctgctacagtacagtgccagcccttaagcTTGATACTTAACACATTATgtcaaatgtaaaataaaatatctcttaaaatgaattattagtTACTGTTTCCCCATCTCCACAACTTAGTTCCTTAAGTTTTAGAAATTAACAAAACCCAGATATCTTTTTCTGTTATAACTGTAAAGTCTTCATTAAAAGTTAGTTCAGTGGAGCAAGAACATAGTATTGACCaagaatgtttttgtttttgtttctaacttatttgaaagagcaacagagaaagatcttccattcactggttcactccccagtaccTACAACAAACAGGagtagaccaggccaaagccaggagactcaaactccatccaggtctcctatttgggatagcagggactcaatacatgagcttccttccagggtgggcattagcaagaatgtggatgggaagcagagcgggGACCCAAATCCAGCACCACAGTGCCCTCCCCAAGAAGAATGTTTTTATAATTCACATTAGTTTAAGGATTCAGTTTAATATAGATTAATATAACCTACAGATACCCATTTTTATTACCTTGTCCATTCCCAAATTACATTGCTCCCTCATCCTTTATGAAAAGATTTTTACTGTTCTTAATTTCATATTCATATTGTATAAATTTTAGCAAATTATTTTACCTATATCTGTTCTTATTtatgcttaaaaatttttaagttacatCATCTTTACCCTTTCATCTTTTCAGGTTTATGGACAAGAAGTTGTCATGTAAGTTTATTGTTTTGTCTTTGTGTTATTGTTGTTTAAGTGTTTGTTACATGTATCGGTTCCTACCTGGAATGACCTTATAAAAAATTTAAGTGCATAGAACCTTTAATTAACCAGGCTTGTCAAAATAGACCATTTAATTTACCTAATTCGtggtatttaataaatttaatagaaCTTCAGACTTGGGTTATTTCATGAATCCTCCCTCATTTTTGACAAAATTAAGGTTTTAAATAAGCTACAAAGTACTTGGACAAGAAACAGTTTTTCTGTGTCTTGGGAATATGTAAGAAACACAAGTTTGTCCAACTTAATTAGTAATCTATAATCAACTTAATTAGTTCTCATATATAGGGGTTAAACCCTGAGCTTCAGAGGTAAGCAAGCAACCTGCAGTTTGAATCTCGGCTGTATCATACAGTAACTGTAACCTAGAACACTGCTACTTAAAAGCTCCATTTCACaggaatgttttttgtttttgtttttttttttgaaaggcagacttacaaagagaaagagatcttccatccgctgattcacaccccagatggccgcacagccagggctaggaagaagccaggagcttcttccaggtctcccagttgggtggcaaggcccaagcacttcttctgctttttccaggccattagcaaggagctgcatcagaagtggagcagccaggacttggaaccccctcccatatggcatgctggtgtcataggcagtgactttatgtgctaagctacaacaccagccccacaagaCTCTTATAAACTAAAATGTAGaagtaaatataaaacatttaacctAGTAGTTGACATGTGCTATAGTGGGTCAAACATCTCAAATACCTGTGTTTTATCCCACcctatttttaatgaattatttatagTTAAGAGACAGTTTTGGGGCTATTGTtttggtatagtgggctaagcgtccttcagcagcaccagcatcccatatgggcaccagtaagtcccagctgctcctcttctgatccagctctctgctatggcctgggaaagcagtagaagatggcacaagtgcttggaccactacattcacatgggatactggaaagaagcccctggcttcggatcagcccagctctggccatttagggagtaaaccaatggatgggagaccttagtgtctctccctttttctataactctacctctgaagtaagtaaataaatctttttcaaaaaaattttactgaaactactttttctttttttatagtgaAATTAAATGGTGGCAGACATGTCCAGGGAATCCTACGGGGATTTGATCCCTTTATGAACCTCGTGATAGATGAATGTGTGGAGATGGCAAATAGTGGACAACAGAACAATATTGGAATGGTGGTAAGTGAAGATAAACTTTCTCTTAGAGATTTTGGGTTGTGTATTAACTCCCATGTATCAAACTCTTGGGTTAAATTGAAGTTAGTAGCCCCTACAAAAGATAACAGGCAAGATTAGATATCCTATTTCCTTTTTAGTTTAACATATGACAGCTGTGATAATATCCCGGTGGGTAAGATCTCAGCTATACAGAACACCTGAAGGTCCCAGGGCTTGAACTAGCtattggaaattatttttgagCTTTATTCTATAAAAGAGGTCTGTAGTTAGTACTTAAAGTAGTAACTCTCAAACTATGCATACTCCAGGGCATCTTGTTAAGTAGTTCTAGTAGGTATGGGGTAGAACTTGAggttttgcatttctaacaaatgCCCAGATTATGCAGATCTGCTACTCCACAGATCACACTTTGTGATTTTACTCGTGTATGTAGTTAACCCGGATTTTCTGGTTTATCATAGCCCAAACTTAAAAGTAGTCCAGAGGTAGGTATTTGGCTTCGCAATTAAGATAGCTGTAGCCCACATCCGAGTACCTGCATTcaattcctagttcctggttccagctgcttgctagtgcagaccctagaaggcagcagtgatggctgaaggaggtgggttcctgccagtcagatgggaaacctgaactgagttcccagtaTTGTCCTCCTGGCCatgacaggcatttgaggaataaatctgcccaagggatctctctctctccctccctctctctgcctctcaaattaaaaagagagagggtgaCCACTGCTGTTGtttagcaggttaaactgctgcctgtggtgtgagcgtcctatatgagcaccagtttgagtcctagctattgcatttctgatccagctccctgctaatgtgcctgggaaaacaatggacaATGGCCCAAATGGTTGAGCCTCTgtcaccacatggaagacccagatagagttccagcctcctaacttcagcctgacccggccTTGGCCTCTGAAACCATTTAAGGAgcacagcagatgaaagatatatctctctctaacttttaaatatttttttttacatgagatcatcccatgttaaaaaaaagagagagaggctggtattgtggcacagccatcTATACTGCCTTCTACAGTGTCAGCATCAATTCAAGTCTAAgctgttcacttctgatccagctctctgctaatgtgcttgagaaagcagtagaggaagacgcaagtacttggacacccacatgggagacctgaatggaacactaggctctttttttttttttttttttaaggtttatttatttatttatttgaaagtcagagttacacagagagagagaggtcttccatccagtggttcacttctccaattggctgcaacagccggagctgtgccgatctgaagccaggagccaggagcttcttccggttctcccacaggggtgcaggggcccaaggacttgggccatcttccactgcttccccaggccatagcagagagctggataggaagtggagcagctgggactagaaccggcgcctatatgggatgctggcacttcaggccagggcgttaacccactgtgccacagcactggcccctactaggctcttgtctttgggctaaaccagccccagccatttatggagtaaaccagcgaatggaagctacctctctctctccttcatataaataaaaatctcagcaagagaagaaggaaaatgaagtaATTTATCAGTTGTCTTTCATAAAAAGAGTgggtttggggttttgtttttttgtgtgtgtgtctttcctagGCTCAGAGCTGGCAATATCCTAAGTTAGACTTGAGTCCAGGGTTATCTATTGACTGACAGAATCTAAGCCAAGGGcagagcctgggagccaggaactcaggagtTTCCCCCttaggaggcaggagcccaatcacttgaaatcacagctgcattagcaggaaaagtTGTTTGACAATGGAGACTGTTCTGTTGTCTTCATTTGCACTTTGTCCAAGTCAGTGACACGTTGAGGTAATTGAAATTACTGGGTAGTGTATACTTTCTGAGGGAGAGTTGATGTGGCTAAGTCTCAGCTGCCTTCTTCTGAGGTGTACCTAGAATTGTCAGTGGCATATTCTCTATCTTACTTCCCCAAGATTGCACCCCATCTGAGGTTACCTGTAAGAATACAGTAAACATACTAGATTTGAGGATGCTGCATGGGTCAGGAGCTCCTGCTAGAGTTGTGCTTCTGCGGCTCTGTTTCAGGTTCATATTCTGTTAGACAGTTGTGCCCTTTCAAGAGAAGAAagcctgggagccagcattgtggcttagcgggtgaagctgccacctgcgatgctagcatcccatatggtacttgtttgagtcctggatgctgcacttctgatctagctctctgctaatggcctgggaaaagcaacagaagatagcccaagtgtttgggccactgcaagccacatgggagacctggatgaagctcctgactcttgactttggcctggcccatgctGGCGGTTGATGCAATTTGgcgattgaaccagcagatggaaggtctctctctgtctctctaattctgactttcaaaataaatcagtctttgaaaaagaaagagagtgaaagcCTGAACAGCACTTTGTAAAAACTAGCATTGAAGTACAACTACAGGAGTCATATGGAATTCTGTACTTCATGGTTCTGGTTTGATCTGGAAATTAAAGTCACACCCAGTGGCAGAAGAGGAAGTGTGCCATAAGGCAAAGGTGTTCACCAAGTAGCCTTGTTTTCTTAATACTTTGTGACAAGGCCAAGAAATATATAATGCCGTTTtagaaaatgttcatgaaaatcgcagttttttttttttttaatgatgctaAAAAGAAAAGGCCCTCAGATTTGAAAATAGTTATCAAAAATAACTTCTCTTCACCCATCTATTCCTAAGGAAAGTGTCAGACATGGATACATTTAGGAGGGGGCAAGAAAGGAAGAGGGCTAGTTGTTTCTCATGGTTTAATCAAGGAGATGCCGTGTTTGTTCATCatctcttgcaaaaaaaaaaataatataaaactgaGAACTAGAgaagcatatattttttttttaatttgacatgtagagttatagacagagaaaggtcttccttccattggttcactccccaaatggccgccatggcgggaactgcgccgatccgaaggcaggagccaggtgcttcttcctggtctcccatgcaggtgcaggggcccaagcacccgggccatcctccactgccctcccaggccacagcagagagctgtactggaagaggagcaaccaggactagaacccggcgcccatatgggatgccggtgccgcaggcagaggattaaccaagtgagccacggcgccaacccaTCATATTGTTTAGCTTTCTACAAGAATttgtcaaaaagtttgtggaagggcAGAGATTTATTATATCAAAAGTCCTTGGGTTCAGtagctgcctctggctcctgaccccagctttctgctaatgtagtcCCTGAGAGACTGTGGTGTCAGCTCAAGCAtctaagttcctgccacctacttgggaacctggattgaattcccaccTCTGCCTTCAGGGCTGGCCTGACCAGTCTCtggccagttctggccattgtaggcatttgggagtgaaccagtggatgggagcacgtGTGCACGCtcatgctttctctctgtgtgtacacacatgggCGCGCTCTCagctctttgcctctcaaaatgaaa
This region includes:
- the SNRPG gene encoding small nuclear ribonucleoprotein G isoform X5, which translates into the protein MKLNGGRHVQGILRGFDPFMNLVIDECVEMANSGQQNNIGMVVIRGNSIIMLEALERV
- the SNRPG gene encoding small nuclear ribonucleoprotein G isoform X4, which codes for MDKKLSLKLNGGRHVQGILRGFDPFMNLVIDECVEMANSGQQNNIGMVVIRGNSIIMLEALERV
- the SNRPG gene encoding small nuclear ribonucleoprotein G isoform X3; protein product: MSKAHPPELKKFMDKKLSLKLNGGRHVQGILRGFDPFMNLVIDECVEMANSGQQNNIGMVVIRGNSIIMLEALERV